A single Vigna radiata var. radiata cultivar VC1973A chromosome 8, Vradiata_ver6, whole genome shotgun sequence DNA region contains:
- the LOC106770873 gene encoding GDSL esterase/lipase At4g28780 has protein sequence MSTSKTIFITLILTVVTVFTSTKTAESARTFFVFGDSLVDNGNNNYLPTTARADSPPYGIDYPTHRPTGRFSNGFNLPDLISQHIGSEPTLPYLSPQLTGQRLLIGANFASAGIGILNDTGFQFVGILRMFEQFALFQQYQGRLSAEVGAAQAQRVVNGALVLMTLGGNDFVNNYFLTPVSARSRQFTIPQYCRYLISEYRKILMRLYELGGRRVLVTGTGPLGCVPAQLATRSRNGECVAELQRAVQIFNPLLVQMTRDLNSQLGSDVFVAVNAFQMNMNFITNPQTFGFVTSKIACCGQGRFNGIGLCTVASNLCPNRDTYAFWDPYHPSERALGFIVRDIFSGTSDIMTPMNLSTIMAIDSNLY, from the exons ATGTCTACTTCCAAAACCATCTTCATCACCCTCATCCTCACGGTGGTGACAGTGTTCACCAGCACGAAGACAGCAGAAAGTGCTCGCACTTTCTTCGTGTTCGGAGACTCACTAGTTGACAACGGCAACAACAATTACCTCCCAACCACCGCACGCGCCGACTCTCCTCCCTACGGCATCGACTACCCCACCCACCGTCCCACCGGTCGCTTCTCCAACGGCTTCAACCTCCCTGACCTAATCA GCCAGCATATAGGATCCGAACCAACGTTACCATACTTGAGCCCTCAATTAACCGGACAGAGGCTCTTGATTGGGGCTAATTTCGCTTCCGCAGGGATAGGAATCCTTAACGACACCGGTTTTCAATTC GTGGGGATATTGAGAATGTTTGAGCAGTTTGCGCTGTTCCAGCAGTACCAGGGGCGGTTGAGTGCGGAGGTGGGGGCGGCGCAGGCGCAGCGCGTGGTGAATGGGGCGCTGGTGCTGATGACGCTTGGCGGCAACGACTTCGTCAACAACTATTTTCTGACTCCTGTGTCAGCCAGGTCTCGCCAATTTACTATCCCTCAGTACTGCCGATACCTAATCTCTGAGTATCGAAAAATTCTTATG AGATTGTATGAGTTGGGAGGTAGAAGGGTGCTTGTGACTGGAACGGGTCCATTGGGTTGTGTTCCTGCTCAGCTTGCTACGAGGAGTAGGAATGGAGAGTGTGTAGCTGAGTTACAAAGAGCTGTTCAAATTTTCAACCCACTGTTGGTTCAAATGACCAGAGATCTCAACTCTCAACTGGGCTCTGACGTTTTTGTTGCTGTCAATGCCTTCCAAATGAACATGAACTTCATCACCAACCCTCAAACATTTG GTTTTGTTACATCAAAAATAGCATGTTGCGGTCAAGGTCGTTTCAATGGGATAGGATTGTGCACTGTAGCATCAAATTTGTGTCCAAATCGTGACACATATGCATTTTGGGACCCTTATCACCCATCTGAACGTGCTCTAGGGTTTATTGTCAGAGACATCTTCAGCGGAACTTCTGATATTATGACGCCAATGAACCTTAGCACCATCATGGCCATCGATTCCAACctctattaa